The DNA window CAAATTAACTAATTTATCCTTTAGTAGCATGTTTAGTGCCATTGTTACACAATTTTTCATCCCCATTTTTTTCGTttgtgcttatgcttataagctaaaatttaaacttttaaccttaaattgaagttgatttttagggttttttcaccaaaatctaTTTTCcaatcttagcttttagatcaccaagaatacatgtataaatattttattcataaattattttttttgtgtgtaaaTATGTCCTTTGGCTTTTTGAAAAAAGGCAAACCATCACCCTCTTTATGTTTATTTGTGCAATATAAATTAGACATGTTACTACTTGGTGTACAATTAATTGTGTCAGAAACCTatcattttctatgttttgagTTAACTGCAAGCTATAATggttcaaatgaaaaataggagggatatatttaattttatagttgcATGTATTTAAACTCCAAAAAAAgcataatattattaaaatttaattgttgGACACATCCGACAAGGACAGCTAGTCGGTTTTTCACAGCACTCACACCTCCAACCAACTAAGCTAGACTGAATTTCATCAAGCAGTGAAactattcttaattaattcctACGATAATTGGAGTGCTTTCTAGTTCGATTCATGATTTTTCAATGCATCTCGTGTCATGTTGTAATATCTAGATAGATAAGAGACATAGAGTTGACCATTGATAAGCATATATATCTAATGCCGACATGCGACAGTTGAACCTCGCAAAGTCAACACATTAATGTTATATAGCGCTTTTAGTATTACACGTACACCCAATTGGATGATACTcgctttgttttaaaatataatcattttttatttaaatcttataagtatttatatcattattcCCAACAGTAAGTACTTGTTCCATCAATCactcattattaaaaaaagaaatttcaattttacgTCTACCCTCATtcccatattattttttaaccttaattctttctaaacaaattaaaataattatatattaggaCAAATATAGTATAACAGTACTTCGCAGCAAGGTTCATAAGAACCAGTGGTAACCGCCCAATTAACGACTTACGACTGGTAATGGTTCTGACACCGGTACCTGATGCCACGATAAATCGACCGAAATAGTTTAAACccaaatataaatttcttttttaaaaatacaaatttggaATGACTAAGCATTTGAAAAGAGTTTGGAATTAATGATCAATTCGACTCAGAGAGTGTGTTCCTTGCTGACAGGTCTGATGTCCACGGTGTTCCCAATCCCGttcgtgctgctgctggcggTGCTGTACTATCAGCTCCAGCCTCCGGCTCCGACGACGTGTGGAACTCCGGGAGGCCCTCCGGTCACCGGGCCAAGGGTCCAGCTGAAGGACGGGAGGCACCTGGCGTACCACGAGTACGGCGTCCCCAGGGACCAGGCCAGGCACAAGATCATCTTCGTCCATGGCTTCGACTCCTGCAGATACGACGTTGTCCAAGTGTCCCCCGTAAGTCTCGATCGATTATTTACACTGCACACACGAATGTGATCTGAAAATGTCGCGCCGAGACTGATCGGAAGCTGCTGGACGACATGCAGGAGCTGGTAGAAGAGCTGGGCATCTACATGCTCTCGTTCGATCGGCCCGGGTACGGAGAGAGCGACCCGCACCCGAGCAGGACGGAGGACACCATCGCGTTCGACATTGAGGAGCTCGCCGACAGCCTGCAGCTCGGCCCCAAGTTCTACCTCATCGGCTACTCCATGGGCGGGGAGATCATGTGGAGCTGCCTGAAAAACATCCCTCACAGGTACTTACTGTACACGTTTAATCGATCATCTCTGAACATTGTAAGGTACAGAAAAAAACTGAGCGAGTCTCGCTGGTGTGGCTGCAGGCTCGCCGGGGTGTCCATCCTCGGGCCGGTGGGCAACTTCTGGTGGTCGGGGTTCCCGTCGAACgtgtcgacggcggcgtggtACGTGCAGCTCCCGCAGGACCAGTGGGCGGTCCGCGTCGCGCACCACGCCCCCTGGCTCGCCTACTGGTGGAACACCCAGAAGATGTTCCCGGCCTCCAGCGTCATCTCCTTCAACCCGGCCGTCCTCTCCCGGGAAGACATGGCCGCCGTCCCCAAGTTCGGCTACCGCACCTACGCCGTAAGCAACCAAGACTAATCACATGTGTATACGACGATGGTTTTATGATTTTGTCCATGTGCGATGTGTTGAATTGCGTTGCTGCTGCGTGTGCGTGTGGGATGGGTTTGCAGCCGCAGGTGAGGCAGCAGGGGCAGCACGAGAGCCTGCACAGGGACATGATGGTGGGGTTCGGCAGGTGGGGGTGGAGCCCGCTGGAGATGGAGAACCCGttccccggcggcgaggcggcggtgcaccTGTGGCACGGGGCCGAGGACCTCATCGTGCCCGTCCAGCTGTCGCGGTACATCGCGCAGAGGCTGCCGTGGGTGCGGTACCACGAGCTGCCCACGGCCGGCCACCTCTTCCCCATCGCCGACGGGATGCCGGACGTCATCGTCAGGTCGATGCTGCTCGGCGACGAGTGAGACCGACCAAGATGCATCTATCtgtttttgggttttgggtACTGTCACGTACGGCTGCACGCAGTTGCATTTATAGTCCTATCTTATATGTAGAGAAATGATAAATAAGATTTTGCCTATTCGTTctgtttacggatttctttgtGCCAGAACAGTGATTATGGAGAGCGTGCATCCCATATGTTGGGCCGTAAGGATGTGGGCTGACCGGCTAGTTATAGTTACGAGTGACAACGGCCAAGGCATttgggttctttcacaa is part of the Oryza brachyantha chromosome 2, ObraRS2, whole genome shotgun sequence genome and encodes:
- the LOC102707561 gene encoding probable lysophospholipase BODYGUARD 1, with amino-acid sequence MAADSDKKRPGSANGADRKASPTKPRSSATSGLMSTVFPIPFVLLLAVLYYQLQPPAPTTCGTPGGPPVTGPRVQLKDGRHLAYHEYGVPRDQARHKIIFVHGFDSCRYDVVQVSPELVEELGIYMLSFDRPGYGESDPHPSRTEDTIAFDIEELADSLQLGPKFYLIGYSMGGEIMWSCLKNIPHRLAGVSILGPVGNFWWSGFPSNVSTAAWYVQLPQDQWAVRVAHHAPWLAYWWNTQKMFPASSVISFNPAVLSREDMAAVPKFGYRTYAPQVRQQGQHESLHRDMMVGFGRWGWSPLEMENPFPGGEAAVHLWHGAEDLIVPVQLSRYIAQRLPWVRYHELPTAGHLFPIADGMPDVIVRSMLLGDE